The Sandaracinus amylolyticus genomic interval TCGTCGCGCATCCACGAGGTGCACGGGATCCAGCACGTGACGGTGCAGCCCGAAGCGCCCTCGCGCGAGAGCGAGCTGGTGCCGGTGAGCGCGCTGACGCGGCGCGCGTCGAAACCGTAGCAGCCCGCTGGCCGGTGCCGGCATCGGAGCGGAGCCGGCATCGTCGGATGCTGGACGTCGTGCGGCTAGGTCACGCGCGCTCGATGCGACGGAAGCTCACCGCGAGCACGCGGCCGGCGCTCGACTCCACGAGCGCGCCGTAGCGGCACTTCTCGACGAGCGTGCCCTCGTGCGCGACGCCGCGGCGATCGTGGTAGCGCACGCGCGTGCCCTCGCTGAGCGCGGCGAACCGCGAGGCATCGGCCGCGACCGGCGCGAGCGCGGGATCCATCGGTCCTTCGGCGTCAACGCAGCTCGAGCGCGCGACACGACGCAAGCGCCCTTCCCCGATCCACACGTCGCGCTCCTCGGCGGACGCGAACACGATCACGCCCGACACGCGCGACGACGCCTCGATCACCTGCACGAGCGCGCCGGCCTCGGGCGACGTCGACGCTCGGCCGCCGAGCGACGCGCGCGCCTCGTCGACGGTCGGCGCGCGCGTGGGGACGTGCACGGCGCCGAAGGTGGGCAGGTGGTAGCGCGAGCGGTCGGACATCGAGCGGACCAGAGCCTGTGGCCGCGATCCAGGTTTGGCGAGGTCAGGCCGTCGCGACCGCGGGCGAGCGCGCCAGCAGCCCTTCGATCTCGGGCACCGCGCGCTCGAACTCGACCGCGATGCGCCAGCGCCACGGACCGTCCGGCTGGTTCTCCTCGACGCGCAGCACGCGCCCGCGCGCGCTCTGCTCGGGCGTGCCCTCGCGCAGGCGGAACGTGACGGTGACCTCCGCGCCGGGCTCGATGCGCCCCGGGCACGCCATCAAGAGCCCGCCCGAGCTCACGTCGTAGCTGATGGCGATGCCCGATCCGTCGGCGCTGCTCACCGAGATCGGGAACCACACCGCGTGACGCTCGTGCTCGCGTCGCTCCTGCATCGCCACCTCCCCCGAGCACCAGAGCGTATCGCAGTCGCGAGGGCATGGGATCGCGCCTCCTGGTGCCCAGGTGGTGGGCACCGCTCATGCGCGTCCCGCTCTCCACCTATCGAATCCAGCTCCGGCAAGGCGTCGATCTGCGCGCGGCGCGCGCGCTGCTCGACTACCTCGAGGCGCTCGGCGTGACCGACGTCTATCTCTCGCCGATCCTCGAGGCCGAGCCCGAGAGCACACACGGCTACGACGTCGTCTCGCACGAGCGCATCGATCCCGTGCTCGGCGGCGAGCGCGACCTCGAGGCCCTCGCGCGCGACGCGCACGCGCGCGGGATGGGCGTGATCGTCGACTTCGTGCCCAACCACGTCAGCGTCGCGAGCGATCGCAACGCGCTGTGGCAGGACCTGCTCACGTACGGGCGCGGGTCGAGCGCCGCGTCGGTCTTCGACGTCGAGTGGTCGCCGCCGCGGATCGGGCTCGAGGGCCGCATCCTGCTGCCGGTCCTCGGGGACATGTACGGACGCGTGCTCGAGAAGGGCGAGCTGCGCCTCGCGCGGCACGGCGGGCACGTGCGGCTCGACTACTGGGAGCGCGCGCTGCCGCTCGCGCCGTCGACGCTCGCGCCGGTCGTCGCGAGCGCGGTGGAGCGACTGCCCGAGATCGATCCGTCGCGCGCGCGCCTCGCGAAGATCGCGCGTGCGCTCGCGGAGCTGCCGGGGCCGCGCGAGGCGGATCCCGAGGCGGCGCGGCGCGCACGCGAGCTCGATCGCGCGCTCGCCGAGGCGATCGAGGACGATGCGCAGATCGCGGGCGCGATCGACGCTGCGGTCGCGGAGTACAACGGCTCGCCCGGCGATCCCGCGAGCTTCGACGCGCTGCACGCGATGATCGAGCAGCAGGTCTATCGCCCGAGCGCGTGGCGCCTCGCGCTCGAGTCGATCAACTACCGGCGCTTCTTCGACGTCGATCACCTCGCCGCGATCCGGATGGAGCGGCCCGAGGTGTTCGACGCCGCGCACCGCACGCTGCTGTCCTGGATCGGCCGCGGGCTCGTCGACGGAGTGCGGCTCGATCACACGGACGGGCTCGCCGATCCCGCGGGGTACTTCGTCGCGCTGCAGGAGGGCGCGGCGCGCGCGCGAGGCGAGGACGGACGCGCGATCTGGGTCGTGGCGGAGAAGATCCTCGCGCAGCACGAGAAGCTCCCGTCGGGCTGGGCGATCGACGGCACGACGGGATACGAGACCGCGCGGATCTTCACGGGGGTGCTCGTCGATCCGCGCGGCGTCGCGCGCAATCTCGCGTTCTATCGGCGCTTCACGGGCGACGGGCTCTCGTTCGAGGAGCACTCGTACGTGTCGAAGCGCATGGTGCTGCGCACGACGTTCGCGAGCGAGGTGCGCGCGCTCGCCGACGATCTCGAGCGCCTCGCCGCGGCCGATCGACAGTGGTGCGATCTCACGCCGAGCGCGCTGACGGTCGCGCTCGAAGAGACGATCGCGGCGTTCCCCACCTATCGCTCGTACGTGCGTCCGGACGGCGCGCGCGAGCGCGACGACGACGCGCTCATCAACCGCGCGCTGCGGCGCGCCCGCAAGCGGAGCCCGGAGCGCGTCGCGGATGCGTTCGACTTCCTCGAGCAGCTGCTGATGGATCCGTCGCTCGAGCCCGGCGGCACGCGCGCGCACCTCGTGATGCGCTTCCAGCAGCTCACCGGCCCGGCGACCGCGAAGGCGATCGAGGACACCGCGTTCTATCGCTACGTGCCGTTCCTCGCCGCGAACGAGGTCGGCGCGGAGCCCGGCGCGCCCGCGGTGTCCGTCGAGGACTTCCACCGCGCGAACCTCGAGCGGCTCGAGCGATGGCCGGCCTCGATGACGACGACGTCGACCCACGACGCCAAGCGCGGCGAGGACGCGCGCGCGCGGCTCGCGGTGCTCGCCGAGCGTCCCGACGTGTGGCGGCACGCGGTGACGCGCTGGTCGCGCGCGCATGCGGACAAGCGCACGCAGCTCGAGGACGGGAGCGTGGCGCCGGTGCCGCGCGACGAGATGCTCGTCTATCAGGCGCTCGTGGGCGCGTGGCCGCACGTGCGCGAGGAGCGCGCGGCGGTTCGCGACCGGATGCTCGGCTTCGTCGAGAAGGCGCTGCGCGAGGCGAAGGAGCTCTCGTCGTGGATCCGTCCCGACGCGGAGTACGAAGGCGCGACGAAGCGGTTCGTGGAGCGCCTGCTCGAGGACGCGTCGTTCGTGGCGGAGCTCGAGGGGCTGCTCGCGACGATGCGGAGCGCGGCGATCTCGAACTCGCTCGCGCAGGTCGTGCTGCGCACGGCGAGCCCCGGCGTGCCCGATCTCTATCAGGGCTCCGAGGCGTGGAACCTCTCGCTGGTGGATCCCGACAATCGGCGACCGGTCGCGTTCGACACGCTGCGCGAGGCGCTGACCGAGCTGCGCGGCGCGCGCGATCCCGAGGCGCTCGCAGAGGCGCTGCTCGGCGCGCCCGAGGACGGTCGCGTGAAGCTCTGGGTCACGCATCGCGCGCTCGACGCGCGACGTCGCGAGCGTGAGCTCTACCTGCGCGGCGCGTACGTCGCGCTCACGGGAGACGAGCACACCGTCGCGTTCGCGCGGGTGCTCGACGAGCGCGTGCACCTCGCGATCACCACGCGCCTGCCCTTCGCGCTGGCGGGCGAGAGTGCGCCGATCGGCGAGGCGTGGGGCGAGCGCCGGGTGCGCGGCGACGCGCTCGCGGACGGGATGCGCTTCGCCGACGTGCTCACCGGACGCACGCACCAGGCGCAGGACGGATTGCGCCTCGCCGACGTGCTCGCGGTGCTGCCTTGCGCCGTGCTCGAGCGCGTCGGGAGCTGATGCACCGCGCGCCACACGCGCGACATCGCGCCGCGCCCACGGCGCGCGCGCTCGCGCGTTCCGAGCCGCGTCGCGATGGCCCTGCGGTTGCTCGGTAGGCGCGCGGGGTCCTCCGCGTGATCGAGCGCGATCACGGCGCGACCGGAAGGGGTCACCACACGATGATCGTCCTCGTCCTCACGTGGATCGCGTTCGGGTTGCTCGTCGGCTTGATGGCGCGCGCGATCATGCCGG includes:
- a CDS encoding PilZ domain-containing protein — translated: MQERREHERHAVWFPISVSSADGSGIAISYDVSSGGLLMACPGRIEPGAEVTVTFRLREGTPEQSARGRVLRVEENQPDGPWRWRIAVEFERAVPEIEGLLARSPAVATA
- the treY gene encoding malto-oligosyltrehalose synthase, with the translated sequence MGSRLLVPRWWAPLMRVPLSTYRIQLRQGVDLRAARALLDYLEALGVTDVYLSPILEAEPESTHGYDVVSHERIDPVLGGERDLEALARDAHARGMGVIVDFVPNHVSVASDRNALWQDLLTYGRGSSAASVFDVEWSPPRIGLEGRILLPVLGDMYGRVLEKGELRLARHGGHVRLDYWERALPLAPSTLAPVVASAVERLPEIDPSRARLAKIARALAELPGPREADPEAARRARELDRALAEAIEDDAQIAGAIDAAVAEYNGSPGDPASFDALHAMIEQQVYRPSAWRLALESINYRRFFDVDHLAAIRMERPEVFDAAHRTLLSWIGRGLVDGVRLDHTDGLADPAGYFVALQEGAARARGEDGRAIWVVAEKILAQHEKLPSGWAIDGTTGYETARIFTGVLVDPRGVARNLAFYRRFTGDGLSFEEHSYVSKRMVLRTTFASEVRALADDLERLAAADRQWCDLTPSALTVALEETIAAFPTYRSYVRPDGARERDDDALINRALRRARKRSPERVADAFDFLEQLLMDPSLEPGGTRAHLVMRFQQLTGPATAKAIEDTAFYRYVPFLAANEVGAEPGAPAVSVEDFHRANLERLERWPASMTTTSTHDAKRGEDARARLAVLAERPDVWRHAVTRWSRAHADKRTQLEDGSVAPVPRDEMLVYQALVGAWPHVREERAAVRDRMLGFVEKALREAKELSSWIRPDAEYEGATKRFVERLLEDASFVAELEGLLATMRSAAISNSLAQVVLRTASPGVPDLYQGSEAWNLSLVDPDNRRPVAFDTLREALTELRGARDPEALAEALLGAPEDGRVKLWVTHRALDARRRERELYLRGAYVALTGDEHTVAFARVLDERVHLAITTRLPFALAGESAPIGEAWGERRVRGDALADGMRFADVLTGRTHQAQDGLRLADVLAVLPCAVLERVGS